From a region of the Odoribacter splanchnicus DSM 20712 genome:
- a CDS encoding tetratricopeptide repeat protein: protein MKKIVALAFGICLMGGAVSAQTLDSKYGLDSVKTLENASIYSEFLKQKNYKEALPAWRYVFNNAPKFQMLTYTKGEDLLINIYQQTKDKTYVDTLMMLYDQWAKYFGDHQRYGEGYILGKKGATLYRFGGDDTKKTAFSYLAKSFELEGNKTHPITVQTMFFGAGDLLKKGELSKDEYIALYMKVSGFIDDGIKNAKQPKTVEAFKTMKGNVDAMFFNAGVADCETLNNLLSAKYEANKEDVANLKEVASLLRRSECVDLPLYATVAEQLYQLDPTADAAYSLAIMFLKRQEFDKTEGYLKEAIAKSEDNEAKAEYYLKMAQLQLAKKQYQATKTNALEVLKLNPNNGTALMLIGKAYANSASNYGEDDFDHASVFWAAVDKFQKAKQVDPAMTEEADKLIGIYSQHFPSKDEAFFRSVTDGATVKIGSWINESTKARFRK from the coding sequence ATGAAAAAGATTGTGGCTTTAGCATTCGGTATTTGTCTTATGGGAGGGGCAGTCAGTGCGCAGACACTCGACTCCAAATACGGACTGGATAGTGTGAAAACGTTGGAGAATGCTTCTATTTATTCAGAATTTCTTAAACAAAAAAATTATAAGGAAGCTTTGCCTGCCTGGCGGTATGTTTTTAATAACGCTCCCAAGTTTCAGATGCTTACTTATACCAAAGGGGAAGATCTGTTGATCAATATCTATCAGCAGACAAAAGATAAGACTTATGTGGATACCTTGATGATGTTGTATGATCAATGGGCGAAATATTTTGGGGATCATCAAAGGTATGGAGAAGGTTATATTTTGGGAAAGAAAGGGGCTACTTTATATCGTTTCGGAGGGGATGATACTAAAAAAACAGCTTTTTCTTATTTGGCTAAATCATTCGAGCTCGAAGGTAATAAAACTCACCCGATCACGGTGCAAACCATGTTTTTCGGAGCCGGGGATCTGCTGAAAAAAGGAGAACTGTCGAAAGATGAATACATCGCTCTTTATATGAAAGTTTCCGGTTTTATCGATGATGGAATCAAAAATGCCAAACAACCCAAAACGGTTGAAGCGTTCAAAACGATGAAGGGGAATGTGGATGCTATGTTTTTCAATGCCGGTGTAGCAGATTGTGAAACCTTGAATAACTTGCTTTCTGCAAAATACGAAGCCAATAAGGAAGATGTCGCTAACTTGAAAGAGGTGGCTTCTCTGTTACGGCGGAGCGAATGTGTCGATTTGCCTTTATATGCAACTGTAGCTGAGCAATTGTACCAATTGGATCCGACTGCTGATGCGGCTTATAGCTTGGCTATCATGTTCCTGAAACGTCAGGAATTCGATAAAACCGAAGGTTATCTGAAAGAAGCGATCGCGAAATCCGAAGATAACGAGGCTAAAGCTGAATATTACCTGAAAATGGCTCAGTTGCAATTGGCTAAAAAGCAATATCAGGCGACTAAGACTAATGCGCTGGAAGTGCTGAAACTTAATCCGAACAACGGAACCGCATTGATGCTGATCGGAAAAGCCTATGCCAATTCGGCCTCCAATTACGGTGAAGACGATTTTGACCACGCATCCGTATTCTGGGCTGCTGTCGATAAATTCCAAAAAGCAAAACAAGTGGATCCTGCTATGACAGAAGAAGCGGATAAATTGATCGGAATTTATTCCCAACATTTCCCGAGTAAAGACGAGGCTTTCTTCCGTAGTGTTACCGATGGAGCAACCGTTAAAATCGGTAGTTGGATCAACGAATCGACCAAAGCACGTTTCAGAAAATAG
- the lptC gene encoding LPS export ABC transporter periplasmic protein LptC gives MKSIIVLLGAIMLLACKNDIKEVNALAEREKRPDMTGENLELVYSDSARIKYRVLAPEYIKVNREKEKYEEFPKGIHVLSYDPAGKMIGSIKAKYAKKLEDEMLWEARNEVVIINAEGKKLETELLYWDMKKELIYSDRYVKLSADGQIIEGNNGFHSDQNLNHPVFENISGSIEVEKQQRKQ, from the coding sequence ATGAAAAGCATTATTGTTCTTCTGGGAGCAATAATGCTTTTAGCATGTAAAAATGATATCAAAGAAGTCAATGCATTGGCTGAGCGGGAGAAACGTCCCGATATGACCGGTGAAAACCTGGAATTGGTCTATTCCGATTCTGCCCGGATCAAATACAGGGTATTGGCCCCGGAATACATAAAAGTAAATAGGGAAAAAGAAAAATATGAAGAGTTTCCGAAAGGAATCCATGTACTTTCTTATGATCCTGCAGGAAAGATGATCGGTTCGATTAAAGCGAAATATGCCAAAAAGCTGGAAGATGAAATGCTTTGGGAGGCGCGTAATGAAGTGGTGATAATCAATGCAGAGGGGAAAAAGCTCGAAACCGAATTACTCTATTGGGATATGAAAAAAGAATTGATCTATTCCGACCGTTATGTCAAGTTGAGTGCCGACGGACAAATTATCGAAGGTAATAACGGCTTCCATTCCGATCAGAATCTGAATCATCCGGTGTTTGAGAATATTTCAGGTAGTATCGAAGTTGAAAAGCAACAACGTAAGCAATGA
- a CDS encoding PadR family transcriptional regulator — protein MNIENTQAQMRKGILEYCILLIIARNDAYVQDIINKLRASKMLVVEGTVYPLLTRLKNTGLLAYRWEESTQGPPRKYYNITEQGRQFLQALETSWEELTTAIEILKAPHTPQ, from the coding sequence ATGAACATAGAAAACACACAGGCTCAAATGCGGAAGGGGATACTCGAGTACTGCATTTTACTGATCATCGCCCGAAACGACGCCTACGTCCAGGACATTATCAATAAGCTGAGAGCTTCGAAAATGCTGGTGGTAGAAGGTACCGTTTATCCTCTGCTCACCCGATTAAAGAACACCGGATTGCTGGCCTATCGCTGGGAAGAATCGACACAGGGCCCTCCCCGGAAATATTACAACATCACCGAACAAGGACGTCAATTCCTGCAAGCCCTGGAAACTTCGTGGGAAGAACTGACGACAGCTATCGAAATCCTAAAAGCACCACATACACCTCAATAA
- a CDS encoding transposase — MAKIQNISEIHPTLGFTEFDILERYRKSFHESELGRLHSVFPFEHIAKTVGLSDQHLGRRNIFSPCAKIALMVLKAYTGFSDRQLVEHLNGNIHYQMFCGIMINPSFPITNYKIVSAIRNEIASRLDIDSLQEVLASHWKPYLDSLHVCMADATCYESHMRYPTDMKLLWESLEWLYRYICRHCVEPGIRRPRNKYRNVAESYLSYCKKRKRKASRTRMLRRRMIRLLEKLLIQRDEIHREYGTLLRYTQDYQKRLPIIRKVLVQEKEMFVGKKVRDRIVSIDRHYVRPIVRGKETKSVEFGAKVNNIQIDGISFIEHLSFKAFNEGIRLKDCIRMQQKLMNVRIRCVAADSIYANNANRKFCTKYGISTSFVRKGRAARDESLRKVLRSELSKERATRLEGSFGTQKQHYSLSRIKARNRKTEILWIFFGIHTANAILMIDKVRNRALKAA, encoded by the coding sequence ATGGCTAAGATACAAAATATTTCAGAAATTCACCCTACTTTGGGGTTTACAGAATTTGATATTCTGGAAAGATACCGCAAAAGTTTTCATGAGAGTGAGCTTGGCAGGCTTCATTCGGTATTTCCATTTGAGCATATAGCAAAGACTGTGGGCTTGTCGGACCAGCATCTGGGGCGCAGGAATATATTCAGTCCCTGCGCAAAGATTGCCCTTATGGTCCTGAAGGCATACACCGGATTCTCTGACAGGCAGCTGGTGGAACATCTGAACGGGAACATACACTACCAGATGTTCTGCGGGATTATGATAAATCCGTCCTTCCCCATAACCAACTACAAGATAGTCAGTGCTATCCGCAATGAGATAGCGTCCCGTCTTGATATTGATTCCCTCCAGGAAGTGCTGGCTTCACACTGGAAACCCTATCTTGACAGCCTTCACGTCTGTATGGCCGATGCCACATGCTATGAAAGCCATATGCGTTATCCTACTGACATGAAACTCCTTTGGGAAAGCCTTGAATGGCTCTATAGATATATTTGCAGGCATTGTGTGGAACCTGGCATAAGACGTCCCCGCAACAAATACAGGAATGTAGCGGAGTCCTATCTGTCCTACTGCAAGAAAAGAAAAAGGAAGGCTTCGAGGACAAGAATGCTCAGGCGTCGTATGATCAGGCTTCTTGAAAAGCTCCTCATACAGAGGGATGAGATTCATCGAGAGTACGGAACCTTACTCCGCTATACCCAGGATTACCAGAAACGTCTTCCCATCATCAGAAAGGTTCTTGTACAGGAAAAGGAAATGTTTGTAGGGAAGAAGGTCAGGGACCGCATCGTCAGCATTGACCGTCATTATGTACGTCCCATTGTAAGAGGCAAGGAAACAAAGTCCGTCGAGTTCGGTGCGAAGGTCAACAACATACAGATAGACGGCATATCGTTCATCGAACATCTTTCGTTCAAGGCTTTCAACGAAGGTATACGCCTGAAGGACTGTATCCGCATGCAGCAGAAGCTCATGAATGTGAGGATAAGATGCGTGGCTGCCGATTCCATATATGCCAATAATGCCAACCGAAAGTTCTGTACAAAATATGGAATATCAACATCCTTTGTACGCAAGGGAAGGGCGGCCAGGGATGAATCCTTGAGAAAGGTTCTCAGAAGTGAACTCTCCAAAGAAAGGGCCACCAGGCTTGAAGGCAGCTTCGGCACTCAAAAGCAACATTACTCACTCTCAAGGATAAAGGCACGGAACAGGAAAACGGAAATCCTTTGGATTTTCTTTGGAATACATACGGCAAATGCCATACTGATGATAGATAAGGTCAGGAACAGAGCGCTGAAAGCAGCATGA
- a CDS encoding hemolysin family protein, with the protein MTATLSVILICLLLSAFFSGMEIAFLTSNKLRIEIDKSKKGVTQALIDLFISHSGMYITTLLVGNNVVMVIYGIFMSDLLVKQFEFLHLSIGVELFVETLVSTLIILVFAEFLPKTVFRLRSNLFLKLFSVPVFLFYLLFFPLSYFSVWLGGWLLRIFTGRKLGHKEPNRAFGKVDLNNLIEEGEVNARQEEEMHEIKLFRNALDFSEVKLRECIVPRPDVVALSIDSSIEELTQLFIDTGLSRILIYKESIDDIIGYVHISTLFKDPPTIAKALSRVLIVPETMSAQRLLNLFIRDQKSVAVVVDEFGITAGIVTIEDIMEEIFGEIEDEHDHLNLKEVMISEQEYIFSGRLEVDYLNEKYHLDLEEREEYETLAGLVLYFNQSIPQEGETIVVNNLTFKILSVKNARIEEIKVCM; encoded by the coding sequence ATGACAGCAACCCTTTCGGTGATATTGATTTGTCTTCTGTTATCTGCATTCTTTTCGGGAATGGAGATCGCTTTCCTGACTTCTAATAAATTACGGATCGAGATCGATAAGTCTAAAAAAGGAGTCACTCAGGCTCTCATCGATCTGTTCATTTCGCATTCCGGGATGTATATTACGACTTTATTGGTAGGTAATAATGTCGTCATGGTGATCTACGGTATTTTTATGTCCGATCTGCTGGTCAAACAGTTCGAATTTTTACATTTATCGATCGGGGTCGAACTGTTTGTCGAGACCCTCGTTTCGACTCTGATCATTTTGGTTTTTGCTGAATTTTTGCCGAAGACCGTATTCCGCTTACGGTCTAATCTGTTTTTGAAGTTATTTTCTGTTCCTGTTTTTTTGTTTTATCTGTTGTTTTTTCCGTTGTCTTATTTTTCGGTGTGGTTAGGAGGATGGTTGCTGCGGATTTTTACCGGACGGAAATTAGGGCATAAAGAACCCAACCGGGCTTTTGGAAAAGTAGATTTGAACAACCTGATCGAGGAAGGAGAAGTCAATGCTCGGCAGGAGGAGGAAATGCACGAGATCAAACTTTTTCGGAATGCACTCGATTTTTCCGAAGTGAAGCTGAGGGAGTGTATCGTTCCCCGCCCTGATGTCGTAGCCTTGTCTATCGACAGTTCGATCGAAGAGTTGACCCAACTCTTTATCGATACCGGATTGTCCCGGATTTTGATTTATAAAGAAAGTATCGACGATATTATCGGTTATGTTCATATATCGACTCTTTTCAAAGATCCTCCGACGATTGCCAAAGCGTTGAGCCGGGTATTGATCGTACCTGAGACGATGTCTGCACAACGGCTGTTGAATTTGTTTATCCGGGATCAGAAAAGTGTTGCCGTTGTCGTCGATGAGTTCGGTATTACGGCCGGGATCGTTACTATCGAAGATATTATGGAGGAAATTTTCGGAGAGATTGAAGATGAACACGATCACCTCAATTTGAAAGAAGTGATGATTTCCGAACAAGAATATATTTTTTCAGGACGTTTGGAGGTGGATTACTTAAATGAAAAATATCACCTGGATCTGGAAGAGCGTGAAGAGTATGAAACGCTTGCCGGTTTGGTGTTGTATTTCAATCAAAGTATTCCTCAGGAAGGGGAAACTATTGTTGTAAATAATTTAACATTTAAAATATTGAGTGTTAAAAATGCAAGAATAGAGGAAATCAAAGTGTGTATGTGA
- a CDS encoding DUF4296 domain-containing protein produces MISFIRKGILIIMACVGGIIGGCESKKVPLNKEQFTNLLIDLHKVDGTLSVYRGIGQGYNELKNYEYYNDVFRKYHIDKAEFDSCLYYYSAQTVLFSKMYDVVIDSIHRQLTAIEKVLNELKSKDSVNYFPLVDTLKLDSVFTITVDSIVPGLYKFGTTIHFDSLQNTQNRRIRSYFLSADGNDTLRVRDLVVDFDTLKRSYNWSQYADSVYNRLVITFLDTMPPAKYIKPVKGKKTPPAKKEKLVKLDEMGGEAWGTYLYRPYVSRETEKRLKQSLRRR; encoded by the coding sequence ATGATATCATTTATCCGGAAAGGAATACTAATCATCATGGCGTGTGTGGGGGGAATCATTGGAGGTTGTGAATCTAAAAAGGTACCTTTGAATAAAGAGCAGTTCACAAACCTGCTGATCGATTTGCATAAAGTCGACGGAACCTTGTCGGTGTACCGGGGAATAGGGCAGGGATACAATGAACTGAAAAATTATGAATATTACAACGATGTATTCCGGAAATACCATATCGACAAAGCGGAATTCGACTCTTGTTTATATTATTATTCGGCTCAGACGGTCCTGTTTTCGAAGATGTATGACGTGGTTATCGATAGTATACACCGGCAACTGACAGCTATTGAAAAGGTGCTCAATGAGTTGAAGTCGAAAGATTCTGTCAACTATTTCCCGTTGGTGGATACCTTAAAATTGGATAGTGTTTTCACGATAACCGTCGATAGTATTGTTCCGGGATTATATAAATTCGGAACGACGATTCATTTCGATTCTCTCCAGAATACCCAAAACCGGCGGATTCGCTCGTATTTTCTTTCTGCCGACGGTAACGATACTTTACGGGTGAGAGATCTGGTGGTCGATTTCGATACGTTAAAACGTAGTTACAATTGGTCGCAATATGCCGATTCGGTGTATAACCGGCTGGTGATTACTTTCCTGGATACGATGCCTCCGGCAAAATATATCAAACCGGTGAAAGGTAAAAAAACTCCTCCTGCTAAAAAGGAAAAATTGGTAAAATTGGACGAAATGGGAGGGGAAGCCTGGGGTACTTATCTTTATCGGCCTTATGTTTCCCGGGAAACGGAGAAAAGGCTGAAACAAAGTTTGCGAAGACGATAA
- a CDS encoding MlaE family ABC transporter permease: MKFLYKLGSYLIFIRKAFSRPEKRSVYTKEVIVEFEKLGLNSIVLVVIISFFIGAVLTLQTAYNMQSPLLPRYLIGYLTRETMLLEFSSTIVSLILAGKIGSNIASEIGSMRITEQIEALETMGVNSVSYLVGPKILASLVINPILYIFSVFIGILGGIISGLISGVVNFEDFVYGLHFSFNPYYVTYSIVKTLFFAFIFTSIPAFYGYYVQGGAREVGKAGTKAVVDSSIAILTANLVLTQIML, encoded by the coding sequence ATGAAGTTTTTATATAAGCTGGGTAGCTATCTTATTTTTATTAGAAAAGCCTTTTCCCGTCCGGAAAAAAGAAGTGTCTATACTAAAGAAGTAATAGTTGAATTTGAAAAGTTAGGCTTGAATTCAATTGTCTTAGTAGTGATTATTTCTTTTTTTATCGGAGCGGTGCTGACTTTGCAGACTGCTTATAATATGCAGAGTCCATTATTGCCCCGGTATTTGATCGGTTACCTGACCCGGGAAACGATGTTGCTGGAATTTTCATCGACGATCGTCAGCTTGATTTTAGCCGGTAAAATCGGTAGTAATATCGCTTCCGAGATCGGGAGTATGAGGATTACCGAGCAGATAGAAGCTTTGGAAACCATGGGAGTCAATTCGGTTTCTTATTTGGTGGGACCGAAGATCTTGGCTTCTCTGGTGATTAATCCGATCCTTTATATCTTCAGTGTTTTTATCGGTATTTTAGGGGGAATCATTTCCGGATTGATCAGTGGAGTTGTCAATTTTGAAGATTTTGTTTATGGCCTTCATTTTTCCTTCAATCCTTACTATGTGACCTATTCGATCGTAAAGACCTTGTTCTTTGCTTTTATATTTACCTCAATCCCTGCTTTTTATGGATATTACGTCCAGGGGGGAGCCCGGGAAGTCGGTAAAGCCGGGACGAAAGCTGTGGTCGATAGTAGTATCGCTATATTGACCGCTAACCTGGTATTAACTCAAATTATGCTGTAA
- a CDS encoding ABC transporter ATP-binding protein: MIRVEALGKSFDNKKVLSDIDITFEAGKVNLIIGKSGSGKTVLLKSLIGLHSVTTGHIYYGDRDLTTMNSKQLKSLREEIGVVFQGGALFDSQTVLENVMFPLNLFSDLSYEEKRERALFCLHRVELNKAEDLYPSEISGGMKKRVAIARAIVLQPKFLFCDEPNSGLDPLTSIVIDNLISELTHEYNMTTVVNTHDMNSVFEIGEKIVFIHEGRKEWEGSKEQIAHTDNPYLNEFIFSSQLFKLIKKDL, translated from the coding sequence ATGATACGTGTTGAAGCTTTGGGTAAATCTTTCGATAATAAGAAGGTATTATCGGACATCGATATCACTTTCGAAGCCGGTAAAGTGAATCTGATCATCGGGAAAAGTGGGTCCGGTAAAACGGTCTTGCTGAAATCCCTGATCGGCTTGCATTCGGTTACGACCGGTCATATTTATTACGGTGACCGCGATTTGACGACGATGAATTCCAAACAACTCAAATCTTTGCGGGAAGAAATCGGAGTGGTGTTTCAGGGAGGGGCTTTGTTCGATTCACAAACGGTATTGGAAAATGTGATGTTTCCCCTCAACCTGTTTTCCGATCTTTCCTACGAGGAGAAAAGAGAACGGGCACTCTTTTGCCTGCATCGGGTGGAACTGAATAAAGCCGAAGATCTGTATCCCTCGGAGATCAGTGGAGGTATGAAAAAACGGGTGGCTATCGCCCGGGCTATTGTTCTGCAGCCGAAATTTTTGTTCTGTGACGAACCTAACTCGGGTTTGGACCCTTTGACTTCTATCGTTATCGATAATTTGATCAGCGAGCTTACCCATGAATATAATATGACGACGGTCGTCAATACACACGATATGAATTCTGTTTTCGAAATCGGGGAAAAAATCGTGTTTATTCACGAAGGACGCAAGGAATGGGAAGGTTCGAAAGAGCAAATTGCACATACGGATAATCCGTATCTGAATGAATTTATTTTTTCTTCTCAGTTGTTTAAGCTTATAAAAAAAGATTTATGA
- a CDS encoding PspC domain-containing protein — protein MKKTYNINLNGQVFCIDDDACLKLQSYIDTLESHYLKEEDGREIMADIESRIAELLKEALGKGYKQVVTMEDIDQIIRIMGSPDVIIDEDTDKSTEPIKRKLYRDTDESVLGGVASGIAAYFDISVVWIRIAFVLLAFFYGVTILVYIILWIATPAAVTARQKMEMKGEKINVSNIEKNIRDTYDDLKKNSGIQKFFTGIENGAKTCFQKLNTILRKCLKIVFSVLSVVGLLAGTFLFILVFWCLLYPESVTNFSIYHILCSSISSELLLTLKIILLLTLNIPLLLIIYISARYLFQFNWNKIFLLTAIGCWFLAGFAGIIITIQQSLSYSDVTEETEGHPFITTDTTSHKYLLKIDDLPQVSENSNIIHTNRYFANILAFDSIPPKEIYLKTFIRATPSTFSRPSLTIQKKIRGIRTPDHFRPLNTIRYHWEQNGNELTLDNYFKIQPPHWKGQEVEVTIRIPEGDTLVIQGSNKIRNNIIHSCIPFQGYKKNYTTVMKNGLLEIVK, from the coding sequence ATGAAAAAAACATACAACATCAATCTCAACGGTCAGGTATTTTGTATCGACGACGATGCTTGTCTGAAACTCCAATCTTACATAGACACCCTGGAAAGTCATTATCTGAAAGAAGAAGACGGCCGGGAAATCATGGCCGATATCGAAAGCCGGATCGCCGAATTACTGAAAGAAGCGCTCGGTAAAGGATACAAACAAGTGGTTACCATGGAAGATATCGACCAAATCATTCGGATCATGGGTAGTCCTGATGTAATCATCGACGAAGATACGGACAAGAGCACAGAACCGATAAAACGGAAACTATACCGGGATACCGACGAATCTGTTCTGGGGGGCGTAGCTTCAGGAATAGCAGCTTATTTCGATATTTCGGTGGTATGGATAAGAATTGCTTTTGTCTTGTTAGCGTTTTTCTACGGAGTAACGATCCTAGTTTATATTATCCTTTGGATCGCCACACCTGCAGCTGTGACCGCCAGGCAAAAAATGGAAATGAAAGGAGAAAAAATCAATGTTTCCAATATCGAGAAAAATATCCGGGATACCTATGATGATCTAAAAAAAAACTCCGGTATCCAAAAATTCTTCACCGGAATAGAAAACGGTGCTAAAACCTGTTTTCAGAAACTGAACACTATTTTAAGGAAATGCCTTAAGATCGTGTTCAGTGTGTTGTCTGTCGTGGGATTGCTGGCAGGAACCTTTCTGTTTATCCTGGTTTTCTGGTGTCTGCTGTATCCCGAAAGCGTTACAAATTTCAGCATTTATCATATTCTATGCAGCTCCATATCGTCAGAGCTATTACTGACTTTGAAAATCATCCTTTTACTCACCCTGAATATCCCTTTATTACTGATCATCTATATCTCGGCCCGTTATCTATTCCAGTTCAACTGGAATAAGATTTTCCTTCTAACGGCAATCGGTTGCTGGTTTCTTGCCGGATTCGCAGGTATCATCATCACGATACAGCAAAGTCTGAGCTATAGTGATGTCACAGAAGAAACGGAGGGACATCCTTTTATCACTACCGACACGACCTCGCATAAATACCTGCTGAAGATCGATGATCTGCCTCAGGTCAGCGAGAATAGTAACATCATCCATACGAACAGATATTTTGCAAATATACTGGCATTCGACAGTATTCCTCCCAAAGAAATCTATCTCAAAACTTTTATCCGTGCGACTCCAAGTACTTTTTCCCGGCCTTCCCTGACGATTCAGAAAAAAATCAGAGGTATCCGTACCCCGGATCATTTCAGGCCATTGAATACCATCCGATACCATTGGGAACAAAATGGAAACGAACTGACCCTGGACAATTATTTCAAAATACAACCCCCTCATTGGAAAGGGCAGGAAGTAGAGGTCACTATCCGGATTCCTGAAGGAGATACCCTGGTCATCCAGGGAAGTAATAAAATAAGAAATAATATCATTCATTCCTGTATTCCTTTCCAGGGATATAAGAAAAACTATACCACTGTCATGAAAAACGGACTGTTGGAGATAGTGAAATGA
- a CDS encoding mannose-1-phosphate guanylyltransferase produces the protein MAGGIGNRFWPVSNRRCPKQFSDILHCGKSFIRQTYERISQIFPNHRIFIITGEEYEDIIKRQLPEIPDSNILKEPYVRNTAPCIAYAAYKIKGLNPDAYIVTIPSDHFISNDQAYLNDIQEGLSFIEKQKGLLTIGITPTRAETEYGYIQVKSKDNTQKISQVKTFTEKPNQELANMFFDSDEFLWNAGIFIWSVQDIIQEFKTHMFDLHALFNTECKLNTPAEPAFIKSVYGQCHNVSIDVGIMEKSQHVYVLKGNFGWSDVGTWHAFHALCDKDDHNNVTNSDKVVLNDSNDCIVNVPPRKNVVVQGVDNLIIAEKDNYLMICHRKDEDKIKRFEKFFRHKK, from the coding sequence ATGGCCGGGGGTATCGGAAACCGTTTCTGGCCGGTAAGTAACCGCCGTTGTCCCAAACAATTTTCTGATATCCTGCACTGTGGAAAGAGCTTTATCCGTCAAACTTACGAACGTATTTCCCAGATTTTCCCCAATCATCGTATTTTTATCATCACCGGAGAAGAATATGAAGATATCATCAAAAGACAACTCCCGGAAATACCGGATTCCAATATATTGAAGGAACCTTATGTCAGAAACACCGCCCCTTGTATCGCTTATGCCGCTTATAAAATCAAAGGTCTGAATCCGGATGCGTATATCGTCACTATCCCTTCCGACCATTTTATCAGCAACGATCAGGCTTATTTGAACGACATCCAGGAGGGGTTATCTTTTATCGAGAAACAAAAGGGACTGCTCACGATCGGCATCACTCCTACACGTGCCGAGACAGAATACGGATACATTCAGGTGAAATCGAAAGACAATACACAAAAAATATCACAGGTCAAGACTTTCACCGAAAAGCCCAACCAAGAACTGGCCAATATGTTTTTCGATTCCGATGAGTTTTTGTGGAATGCAGGTATTTTTATCTGGAGTGTTCAGGATATCATCCAGGAATTCAAGACCCATATGTTCGATCTGCACGCCCTTTTCAATACGGAATGTAAACTGAATACCCCGGCCGAACCTGCTTTCATCAAGAGTGTATACGGGCAATGCCACAATGTATCGATCGATGTCGGTATTATGGAAAAATCACAACATGTTTATGTATTAAAAGGGAATTTCGGCTGGTCGGACGTCGGTACCTGGCATGCTTTTCACGCCCTTTGTGATAAAGACGACCACAACAATGTCACCAATTCGGATAAAGTGGTGCTTAACGATTCGAACGACTGTATTGTGAACGTTCCTCCCCGAAAAAATGTCGTCGTTCAGGGCGTCGATAACCTGATCATTGCTGAAAAAGACAACTACCTGATGATTTGTCACCGCAAAGACGAAGATAAAATCAAACGCTTCGAAAAGTTTTTCCGCCATAAAAAATGA